Part of the Acaryochloris thomasi RCC1774 genome, ATTCTCTAGGCTTTCAAGATCAATTCCATACTGTTGAATCAATTGAGTGGGGCTGCTATCTATTTTTGCGAGTTGGATGACCCCCCATAAAAGGTGTTCAGTCCCAATTGATTTTTGATCCTTGAGCTGAACGGTCTCTAATGATAGCTCTAGAACGGACTTACATTGAGAACTCAACTTTGGCTCTCCTTGAAATTCAAAAGAATGATCATCGGTTGGGACGTCTTGCTTTGCACCATTGGCACGCAGTAGACGAGCAGAGGTTGTCGTTGGATCAGCCAGTAACCCTACTAGTAAATGTTCTAGCTCCACTTGCGGTGCTTTGGAACGAGAGGCTTCATTACCGGCAAACTTGATCACGTTGATTGCTTTTTGAGCAAAACGCTCACGGCCAAAATATTTTTTGAATCGTTTAATCTGTGGTTGCATGGGACTTTCAGCCTCATAGATGAAAACATTTTCGATCGCAACACTAAATAGACTGGCAAGCTTGAAAGCCATCTCCAAACTGGGGTCAAACTTACCAGACTCAAAACCATTAACGGCCTGACGACTAACACCCAATTCCCTAGCTATTTCAGCTTGAGATTTGTGGTGAAGCTTCCGCAGTTCTTTCAATCGGTTTTTCATCAATGTCGTACATCTATTGTCAAGTCATACTTTACTTTGGGATTTACAGCCTCGTCAAGCTCTACTTGACGAGGCTGTCTGCAGAGTTGGCGTGACA contains:
- a CDS encoding helix-turn-helix transcriptional regulator, with product MKNRLKELRKLHHKSQAEIARELGVSRQAVNGFESGKFDPSLEMAFKLASLFSVAIENVFIYEAESPMQPQIKRFKKYFGRERFAQKAINVIKFAGNEASRSKAPQVELEHLLVGLLADPTTTSARLLRANGAKQDVPTDDHSFEFQGEPKLSSQCKSVLELSLETVQLKDQKSIGTEHLLWGVIQLAKIDSSPTQLIQQYGIDLESLENQVVAKI